The sequence ggtgtacggagactgatggggggcaggtgtacggagactgatggggggcaggtatagagactgatggggggcaggtgtagagactgatgggggggcaggtgtagagactgatggggggcaggtatAGAGACTGAtagggggcaggtgtacggatactgatggggggcaggtgtacggagactgatggggggcaggtgtacagagactgatggggggcaggtgtacggagactgatggggggcaggtgtagagactgatggggggaggtgtagagactgatggggggcaggtgtagagactgatggggggcaggtgtacggagactgatggggggcaggtgtacggagactgatggggggcaggtgtacggagactgatggggggcaggtgtacggagactgatggggggggcaggtatagagactgatggggggcaggtgtagagactgatgggggggcaggtatagagactgatggggggcaggtgtagagactgatgggggggcaggtataGAGACTGATAGGTGGCAGGTGTACGgatactgatggggggcaggtgtacggagactgatggggggcaggtgtacggagactgatggggggcaggtgtacggagactgatggggggcaggtgcagagactgatggggggcaggtgtagagactgatggggggcaggtgtagagactgatggggggcaggtgtacagagactgatggggggcaggtgtacggagactgatggggggcaggtgtagagactgatgggggggcaggtgtagagactgatggggggcaggtgtacggagactgatggggggcaggtgtacggagactgatggggggcaggtgtacggagactgatggggggcaggtgtacggagactgatggggggcaggtgcagagactgatggggggcaggtgtagagactgatggggggcaggtgtagagactgatggggggcaggtgtacagagactgatggggggcaggtgtacggagactgatggggggcaggtgtagagactgatgggggggcaggtgtagagactgatggggggcaggtgtacggagactgatggggggcaggtgtagagactgatggggggcaggtgtacggagactgatggagggcaggtgtacagagactggtggggggcaggtgtagagactgatggggggcaggtgtacggagactgatggggcaggtgtacggagactgatgggggggcaggtgtagagactgatgggggggcaggtgtacggagactgatggggggcaggtgtacggagactgatggggggcaggtgtacagagacttatggggggcaggtgtagagactgatgggggggaggtgtacggagactgatggggggcaggtgtagagactgatggggggcaggtgtacggagactgatgggctgcaggtgtacggagactgatggggggcaggtgtagagattgatggggggcaggtgtagagactgatggggggcaggtgtagagactgatggggggcaggtgtagagactgatggggggcaggtgtagcgactgatggggggcaggtgtagagactgatggggggcaggtgtagagactgatggggggcaggtgtacggagactgatggggggcaggtgtacggagactgatgggggggcaggtatagagactgatggggggcaggtgtagagactgatggggggcaggtatagagactgatggggggcaggtgtagagactgatggggggcaggtatAGAGACTGAtagggggcaggtgtacggatactgatggggggcaggtgtacggagactgatggggggcaggtgtacagagactgatggggggcaggtgtacggagactgatggggggcaggtgtagagactgatggggggaggtgtagagactgatggggggcaggtgtagagactgatggggggcaggtgtacggagactgatggggggcaggtgtacggagactgatggggggcaggtgtacagagactgatggggggcaggtgtacggagactgatgggggggcaggtatagagactgatggggggcaggtgtagagactgatgggggggcaggtatagagactgatggggggcaggtgtagagactgatgggggggcaggtataGAGACTGAtagggggcaggtgtacggatactgatggggggcaggtgtacggagactgatggggggcaggtgtacagagactgatggggggcaggtgtacggagactgatggggggcaggtgtacggagactgatggggggcaggtgcagagactgatggggggcaggtgtagagactgatggggggcaggtgtagagactgatggggggcaggtatacggagactgatggggggcaggtgtacagagactgatgggggggcaggtgtagagactgatggggggcaggtgtagagactgatggggagcaggtgtagagactgatggggggcaggtgtacagagactgatggggggcaggtgtacagagactgatggggggcaggtgtagagactgatggggggcaggtgtagagactgatggggggcaggtgtacagagactgatggggggcaggtgtacggagactgatggggggcaggtgtacggagactgatggggggcaggtgcagagactgatggggggcaggtgtagagactgatggggggcaggtgtagagactgatagggggcaggtgtacagagactgatggggggcaggtgtacggagactgatggggggcaggtgtacagagactgatggggggcaggtgtacggagactgatggggggcaggtgcagagactgatggggggcaggtgtagagactgatggggggcaggtgtagagactgatgggggggaggtgtacggagactgatgggggttCTGTAGGGTCACGTGTTGTCagctcccctcctccacacctgGACATCCGCCCCTCCCCCCGTATCATTGCTTATGGTTGCTCGGTTGCTCATAACAAAAGGGCGTGGCCTGCGTTGTAGCCCCGCCTCCGCCAGGTGATCGTGTGTGTACGTCGCCTCTTCCGGGTCACGTGCACAAGATGTTACGTCACGGAGGCATGGCCTCGCATTGTTACGGCGTGCGTCACCGTTACTCCGCCTCCTCGAGAACGCGCTTTGCGCATGCGCTTTTGCTAGAAACCGCGACCGAGCGGATTGTTCGTTAGAGATCCCGGAGCGGCCCCAGCGAGCAGCGGATACAGCGGCCCCGGAGCGTCACCGGCCAGGAGAGTGAGATACAGGGCCCCGGAGAGCCCCAGGAGCCGTGTGCTGGCTGAGAGGCCTCCCGGTGTCTGGACACTTCGGGCCCCGGGGGCTCCTGGACGGAGGAGATTGGAGGGGCCCCTGGTATTGGATACACAGCAGAGGATTCCGGGGCCCCCATAACATCCGCGGATCGGTGGGGCCCCGACTGCTCATCGCTCTGTTTATGGGCCCCTGAGTGCGGAGCATCATGACTGACATGGCGGCCGCAGACCCCGAGCCCATGGGGGGCGCCAGCCCAGGTAAGGGCCACTCTGTGGGGGTGGGGTCTACAGACTGAGGAGCCCCTCCCAAAACATGGCACCGTATGTGGCCCCGTCAGAGCCCGGGGGATATTGTGGCCCTTAGGGGCCCTGGGTATATTGTGGCCCCGTCAGAGCCCGGGGGATATTGTGGCTGAGTTAGTATGGCTCTTAGGGGCCATACTAATATGTCTGGGGCAGACTGGCTCTCAGGGGCCGGGGTATATTGTGGCTTGGTCAGTGTGGCTCTCAGGGGCCCGGGTTATATTGTGACTCTCTGGGGCCCAGGTTATATTATAGCTGTATCATTGTGGCTCTCAGGGGCCTAGAGTATATTGTGGCTTAGTTAGCACAGTGGGGGCAGGCTGTACGGGGCCCCTGGCAGTGGAGGGGGGGCAGGCTGTACGGGGCCCCTGGCAGTGGAGGGGGGGCAGGCTGTACGGGGCCCCTGGCAGTGGAGGGGGGGCAGGCTGTACGGGGCCCCCTGGCGGTGGAGGGGGCAGGCTGTACGGGGCCCCTGGCGGTGGAGGGGGGCAGGCTGTACGGGGCCCCTGGCGGTGGAGGGGGGCAGGCTGTACGGGGCCCCTGGCGGTGGAGGGGGGGCAGGCTGTACGGGGCCCCCTGGCGGTGGAGGGGGGGCAGGCTGTACGGGGCCCCCTGGCGGTGGAGGGGGGGCAGGCTGTACGGGGCCCCCTGGCGGTGGAGGGGGGGCAGGCTGTACGGGGCCCCCTGGCGGTGGAGGGGGGGCAGGCTGTACGGGGCCCCCTGGCGGTGGAGGGGGGGCAGGCTGTACGGGGCCCCCTGGCGGTGGAGGGGGGGCAGGCTGTACGGGGCCCCCTGGCGGTGGAGGGGGGGGCAGGCTGTACGGGGGCCCCCTGGCGGTGGAGGGGGGGCAGGCTGTACGGGGCCCCCTGGCGGTGGAGGGGGGGCAGGCTGTACGGGGCCCCCTGGCGGTGGAGGGGGGGCAGGCTGTACGGGGCCCCCTGGCGGTGGAGGGGGGCAGGCTGTACGGGGCCCCCTGGCGGTGGAGGGGGGCAGGCTGTACGGGGCCCCCTGGCGGTGGAGGGGGGCAGGCTGTACGGGGCCCCCTGGCGGTGGAGGGGGGCAGGGCTGTACGGGGCCCCCTGGCGGTGGAGGGGGGGCAGGCTGTACGGGGCCCCCTGGCGGTGGAGGGGGGCAGGCTGTACGGGGCCCCCTGGCGGTGGAGGGGGGCAGGCTGTACGGGGCCCCCTCTGGCTGCTGTATATGTTTGGTGCCCAGGGTTCGCTCTCGGTACGCGCAGGCTGTTGGCGCAGTCGCCGCATACTCCACATTCCTTCCTTGTTTGGCAGCGCCGGGCTCTGTCTGCTCGCTCGGCTGTCTCACACGCGTGTTCCCCGTGACAGCAATGACATCATCGGATATCACGTCACGTGTCAGGAATGTAAGACACGCATCATCACCTGTGCCCGTAGATCAGGTCCTGCCGGTGTCCGGCACCCACACACCTAATAGTGTGAGGACCCGGGGTGACTCTGCGCCCCCTCCCCTAATAGTGTGAGGACCTGTGATCACTCtgcaccccccccctaatagtgtgaggacctgtgatcactctgcacccccccccccctaatagtgtgaggacctgtgatcactctgcaccccccccctaatagtgtgaggacctgtgatcactctgcaccccccccccccctaatagtgtgagGACCTGTGATCACTCTGCACCCCCCTCCCTAATAGTGTGAGGACCTGTGATcactctgcaccccccccccccctaatagtgtgaggacctgtgatcactctgcacccccccccccctaatagtgtgagGACCTGTGATCACTCTGCACCCCCCTCCCTAATAGTGTGAGGACCTGTGATCACTCTGCACCCCCTCCCTAATAGTGTGAGGACCTGTGATCACTCTGCACCCCCTCCCTAATAGTGTGAGGACCTGTGATcactctgcacccccccccccctaatagtgtgaggacctgtgatcactctgcaccccctccctaatagtgtgaggacctgtgatcactctgcaccccctccctaatagtgtgaggacctgtgatcactctgcacccccccccccctaatagtgtgaggacctgtgatcactctgcaccccctccctaatagtgtgaggacctgtgatcactctgcacccccccccctaatagtgtgagGACCTGTGATCACTCTGCACCCCCTCCCTAATAGTGTGAGGACCTGTGATCACTCTGCACCCCCCTCCCCTATTAGTGTGAGGACCTGTGATcactctgcacccccccccctaatagtgtgaggacctgtgatcactctgcacccccccccctaatagtgtgagGACCTGTGATCACTCTGCACCCCCTCCCTAATAGTGTGAGGACCTGTGATCACTCTGCGCCCCCTCCCCTAATAGTGTGAGGACCTGTGATCACTCTGCGCCCCCTCCCCTAATAGTGTGAGGACCTGTGATcactctgcaccccccccccctaatagtgtgaggacctgtgatcactctgcaccccccccccctaatagtgtgaggacctgtgatcactctgcacccccacccccccccccctaatagtgtgagGACCTGTGATCACTCTGCGCCCCCTCCCCTAATAGTGTGAGGACCTGTGATCACTCTGCGCCCCCTCCCCTAATAGTGTGAGGACCTGTGATCACTCTGCGCCCCCTCCCCTAATAGTGTGAGGACCTGTGATCACTCTGCGCCCCCTCCCCTAATAGTGTGAGGACCTGTGATCACTCTGCACCCCCCTCCCCTAATAGTGTGAGGACCTGTGATcactctgcacccccccccctaatagtgtgagGACCTGTGATCACTCTGCACCCCCCTCCCCTAATAGTGTGAGGACCTGTGATCACTCTGCGCCCCCTCCCCTAATAGTGTGAGGACCTGTGATCACTCTGCGCCCCCTCCCCTAATAGTGTGAGGACCTGTGATCACTCTGCACCCCCTCCCCTAATAGTGTGAGGACCTGTGATCACTCTGCGCCCCCTCCCTAATAGTGTGAGGACCTGTGATCACTCTGCACCCCCTCCCCTAATAGTGTGAGGGACCTGTGATCACtctgcaccccctcccccccccccaatagtgtgAGGGGGTGATGTATGGACATGTATAGTGTCAGGCGGGGGGCCGGGGTATTTTGGGGTGGGGGGGTTCTCCTTGATCTGTACAGTTGCCACACCTCTTGAGCACAGATGTGGGAGGGGTTATACagttagagtgtcagctcctaggacCAGTGATGATGATGGTTGTCCTCCTGTCTCCCCCCAGCTCGCTATGGTCTGTGCTGTGGTCTGGGCGCGCTCATCCCTTACAGAGGTACCAGGTTACAGAGCGGAGTGCTGCATGCAGCTTGTACTGTGCTCCCCTAGGGGGCAGTGTGTAGATGTgcagggccccccccccccccgctcctcACTATGTACAGTCAgcgccccctacatctgtgtgtgcGCTGTCATGTGACTACTGGGGGGGAAAATTCAGCATCTATTAACCCCTTGTGTACCAGACATGATGCCGCTCCTAACCTGCTGTGATTGGAGCAGTGACCATTAACAGCTGTGTCCTTGTTGTGATGTCATTGCCATAATTAGGGCGGAGTTATGAATATTAATTAATCCTGAGATTGTTAATTGGATTTTATGAGCCGGGTTTTAACCCTCTGATTCTTTACATACAGGAGCGCCCACCATGAAGAGGAGCACCCAGTCTGAGGGCAGTGTGGGGGTAAGTGTAGTACTGCTGCTCTGCCTAATGGGGGCGCTATCTGCCTACACGTGactaatgagcgcagctctggagtataatacaggataagtaatgtatgtacacagtgactgtaccagcagaatagtgagtgcagctctggagtataatacaggataagtaatgtaatgtatgtacacagtgactgtaccagcagaatagtgagcgcagctctggggtataatacagaataagtaatgtaatgtatgtacacagtgactgtaccagcagaatagtgagcgcagctctggggtataatacaggataagtaatgtaatgtatgtacacagtgactgcaccagcagaatagtgagcgcagctctggagtataatacaggataagtaatgtaatgtatgtacacagtgactgcaccagcagaatagtgagcgcagctctggagtataatacaggataagtaatgtatgtatgtacacagtgactgcaccagcagaatagtgagcgcagctctggagtataatacaggataagtaatgtaatctatgtacacagtgactgtaccagcagaatagtgagcgcagctctggagtataatacaggataagtaatgtatgtacacagtgactgtaccagcagaatagtgagcacagctctggagtataatacaggataagtaatgtaatgtatgtacacagtgactgtaccagcagaatagtgagcgcagctctggagtataatacaggataagtaatgtaatgtatgtacacagtgactgcaccagcagaatagtgagcgcagctctggagtataatacaggataagtaatgtaatgtatgtacacagtgactgtaccagcagaatagtgagcgcagctctggagtataatacaggataagtaatgtagtgtatatacacagtgactgtaccagcagaatagtgagcgcagctctggagtataatacaggataagtaatgtaatgtatgtacacagtgactgtaccagcagaatagtgagcgcagctctggagtataatacaggataagtaatgtaatgtatgtacacagtaactgtaccagcagaatagtgagcgcagctctggagtataatacaggataagtaatgtatgtacacagtgactgtaccagcagaatagtgagcgcagctctggagtataatacaggataagtaatgtaatgtatgtacacagtgactgtaccagcagaatagtgagcgcagctctggagtataatacaggataagtaatgtaatgtatgtacacagtgactgtaccagcagaatagtgagcgcagctctggagtataatacaggataagtaatgtaatttatgtacacagtgactgtaccagcagaatagtgagcgcagctctggagtataatacaggataagtaatgtaatgtatgtacacagtgactgtaccagcagaatagtgagcgcagctctggagtataatacaggataagtaatgtaatgtatgtacacagtgactgtaccagcagaatagtgagcgcagctctggagtataatacaggataagtaatgtaatgtatgtacacagtgactgtaccagcagaatagtgagcgcagctctggagtataatacaggataagtaatgtaatgtatgtacacagtgactgtaccagcagaatagtgagcgcagctctggagtataatacaggataagtaatgtaatgtatgtacacagtgactgtaccagcagaatagtgagcgcagctctggagtataatacaggataagtaatgtaatgtatgtacacagtgactgcaccagcagaatagtgagcgcagctctggagtataatacaggataagtaatgtaatgtatgtacacagtgactgcaccagcagaatagtgagcgcagctctggagtataatacaggataagtaatgtaatgtatgtacacagtgactgtaccagcagaatagtgagcgcagctctggagtataatacaggataagtaatgtaatgtatgtacacagtaactgtaccagcagaatagtgagcgcagctctggagtataatacaggataagtaatgtatgtacacagtgactgtaccagcagaatagtgagcgcagctctggagtataatacaggataagtaatgtaatgtatgtacacagtgactgtaccagcagaatagtgagcgcagctctggagtataatacaggataagtaatgtaatgtatgtacacagtgactgtaccagcagaatagtgagcgcagctctggagtataatacaggataagtaatgtaatttatgtacacagtgactgtaccagcagaatagtgagcgcagctctggagtataatacaggataagtaatgtaatgtatgtacacagtgactgtaccagcagaatagtgagcgcagctctggagtataatacaagataagtaatgtaatgtatgtacacagtgactgtaccagcagaatagtgagcgcagctctggagtataatacaggataagtaatgtaatgtatgtacacagtgactgtaccagcagaatagtgagcgcagctctggagtataatacaggataagtaatgtaatgtatgtacacagtgactgtaccagcagaatagtgagcgcagctctggagtataatacaggataagtaatgtaatgtatgtacacagtgactgcaccagcagaatagtgagcgcagctctggagtataatacaggataagtaatgtaatgtatgtacacagtgactgcaccagcagaatagtgagcgcagctctggagtataatacaggataagtaatgtaatgtatgtacacagtgactgtaccagcagaatagtgagcgcagctctggagtataatacaggataagtaatgtaatgtatgtacacagtgactgtaccagcagaatagtgagcgcagctctggagtataatacaggataagtaatgtaatgtatgtacacagtgactgtaccagcagaatagtgagcgcagctctggagtataatacaggataagtaatgtaatgtatgtacacagtgactgcaccagcagaatagtgagcgcagctctggagtataatacaggataagtaatgtaatgtatgtacacagtgactgtaccagcagaatagtgagcgcagctctggagtataatacaggataagtaatgtaatgtatgtacacagtgactgtaccagcagaatagtgagcgcagctctgcagtatagtgCCTGTATAGTGTCTATGGAGATTCTGTCTGGTGTGTGCAGGTGCTGGTGTGCTATACAGTCTTCCTGGGCCTATAGGTAGCTGCTGTTTGGGATAATGGAAGTGACGCGCCCCCCTCATATGGGTCCCACACATTGAGCTGTTAGGGTGACCCTGGGTCTGTCTGTGTCTTTCTCAGATACCCGGCCCCTCGGCTCAGGCGGGAGTGCCCACCATGAAGAAGATTGGGCACAGAGGTGTGGACTCTACAGGGGAGACCACTTATAAGAAGGTGGGTGCAGAGGGTCAGGACCCCTCATTCTGTGTGTAGTGAGTAGTAACCGGAGCCCCTCTTCTTCCCTCAGACCACGTCTTCTGCCCTTAAAGGTGCCATCCAGCTGGGTATCACACACACGGTGGGCAGCCTCAGCACCAAGCCTGAGCGAGACGTCCTCATGCAGGACTTCTATGTGGTGGAGAGCATCTTCTTCCCTGGGTAAGTGTTCCTCCCGTAGCAGTGCTGCCCCCCTCTGACCACTCTGTGTCACTGGCAGTGAGGTCACATGATGTCTTGTCTTACAGTGAGGGCAGTAACCTGACGCCCGCCCATCACTACAATGACTTCCGCTTTAAGACTTACGCCCCCGTGGCTTTCCGTTACTTCAGGGAGCTGTTTGGCATTCGGCCTGATGACTATCTGGTGAGTAGGAGACCCCGGGGTGCCCTGCCACTAGGGAAGGGGCTGTTATGTGGTGAGGACCCCGAGCAGTGCCCCCATATGGGTGTATCAGCCGCTGTCCTCTGTGTCCGCAGTATTCTCTATGTAATGAGCCCCTCATCGAGCTCTCCAACTCCGGAGCCAGCGGCTCGCTCTTCTACGTGTCCGGAGACGACGAATTCATCATCAAGACCGTCCAACACAAGGAGGCCGAATTCCTGCAGAAGCTGCTGCCCGGGTATTACATGGTAAGGACTGAGGGGGTATATCAGCTGCTGACTGGTGCCCAGGTATTACATGGTGGGGGTATATCAGCTGCTGACTGGTGCCCGGGTATTATATAGTGGGGGTATATCAGCTGCTGACTGGTGCCCGGGTATTACATGGTAAGGACTGAGGGGGTATATCAGCTGCTGACTGGTGCCCAGGTATTACATGGTGGGGGTATATCAGCTGCTGACTGGTGCCCGGGTATTACATGGTGAGGGGTATATCAGCTGCTGACTGGTGCCCGGGTATTATGTAGTGGGGGTATATCAGCTGCTGACTGGTGCCCGGGTATTATGTAGTGGGGGTATATCAGCTGCTGACTGGTGCCCGGGTATTATGTAGTGGGGGTATATCAGCTGCTGACTGGTGCCCGGGTATTATGTAGTGGgggtgtatcagctgctgactgGGTATTACACGGTGGGGGGTATATCGGCTGCTGACTGGGTATTACTTGGTGGGGGTACCTGTATGGACAGGCGGACACCCCCTACTCACATGGTTTCTCTCCCGTTGTCTCCCCCAGAATCTGAACCAGAACCCTCGCACTCTCCTGCCCAAGTTCTACGGTCTGTACTGTGTCCAGGCCGGGGGGAAGAACATCCGAATTGTGGTGATGAACAACCTGCTCCCCCGATCGGTGAAGATGCACCTGAAGTACGACCTTAAAGGGTCCACGTACAAGAGGCGCGCCTCCCCCAAAGAGCGAGAGAAGACCTTCCCCACCTACAAGGACCTGGACTTCATGCAGGATGTGCCCGAGGGGCTGTTCCTGGACCCCGACATGCATAGCGCCCTGTGCAAGAC is a genomic window of Leptodactylus fuscus isolate aLepFus1 unplaced genomic scaffold, aLepFus1.hap2 HAP2_SCAFFOLD_247, whole genome shotgun sequence containing:
- the LOC142187831 gene encoding phosphatidylinositol 4-phosphate 5-kinase type-1 alpha-like isoform X3; this encodes MTDMAAADPEPMGGASPARYGLCCGLGALIPYRGAPTMKRSTQSEGSVGIPGPSAQAGVPTMKKIGHRGVDSTGETTYKKTTSSALKGAIQLGITHTVGSLSTKPERDVLMQDFYVVESIFFPGEGSNLTPAHHYNDFRFKTYAPVAFRYFRELFGIRPDDYLYSLCNEPLIELSNSGASGSLFYVSGDDEFIIKTVQHKEAEFLQKLLPGYYMNLNQNPRTLLPKFYGLYCVQAGGKNIRIVVMNNLLPRSVKMHLKYDLKGSTYKRRASPKEREKTFPTYKDLDFMQDVPEGLFLDPDMHSALCKTIQRDCLVLQSFKIMDYSLLVGLHNMDHAQKEIAVVDGHSQSDNRKPAAQKALYSTAMESIQGEARRGGPIETDDQMGGIPARNAKGERLLLYIGIIDVLQSYRFIKKLEHSWKALVHDGDTVSVHRPGFYAERFQRCMCNTVFKKIPLKASPSKKSRIMPGIVRRATQATVPTQLQLTGENKQYLSPEPDQGGPYGRPDVLPRTPPVDEAASDSLATTLSTSSLGSGGLNSPAHRAVGVEVHKSETDTRERAAESHTQVGEDEDEEPALDASQIETEICF
- the LOC142187831 gene encoding phosphatidylinositol 4-phosphate 5-kinase type-1 alpha-like isoform X1; translated protein: MTDMAAADPEPMGGASPARYGLCCGLGALIPYRGAPTMKRSTQSEGSVGIPGPSAQAGVPTMKKIGHRGVDSTGETTYKKTTSSALKGAIQLGITHTVGSLSTKPERDVLMQDFYVVESIFFPGEGSNLTPAHHYNDFRFKTYAPVAFRYFRELFGIRPDDYLYSLCNEPLIELSNSGASGSLFYVSGDDEFIIKTVQHKEAEFLQKLLPGYYMNLNQNPRTLLPKFYGLYCVQAGGKNIRIVVMNNLLPRSVKMHLKYDLKGSTYKRRASPKEREKTFPTYKDLDFMQDVPEGLFLDPDMHSALCKTIQRDCLVLQSFKIMDYSLLVGLHNMDHAQKEIAVVDGHSQSDNRKPAAQKALYSTAMESIQGEARRGGPIETDDQMGGIPARNAKGERLLLYIGIIDVLQSYRFIKKLEHSWKALVHDGDTVSVHRPGFYAERFQRCMCNTVFKKIPLKASPSKKSRIMPGIVRRATQATVPTQLQLTGENKQYLSPEPDQGGPYGRPDVLPRTPPVDEAASDSLATTLSTSSLGSGGLNSPAHRAVGVEVHKSETDTRERAAESHTQVGEDEDEEPALDASQIETEICFVSSRSAWPGGGAAAVPPL